The Flavobacterium sp. K5-23 genome segment GTGGAGGAGGAAGAACCCGCGTTATAGAAAATGGTGCCGTTTTTGAAAAAGGCGGCGTGAATATTTCTGCTGTTCATGGTAAATTACCGGACAGCATGCAAAAGCTGTTCAATGTAGGCGAAGCAGACTTTTTTGCGTGCGGACTAAGTTTGGTTTTGCATCCAAAAAACCCAATGGTTCCCACAGTACATGCTAATTGGAGGTATTTCGAAATGTACGATGATAAAGGAAATGTAATCCAACAGTGGTTTGGCGGAGGACAGGATTTAACACCTTATTATTTGTTTGAAGAAGATGCGATTCATTTTCACCAAACCTGTAAAACGGCTTGTGACAAACACAATCCCGAGTTTTACCCAAAATATAAAAAACAATGCGATGCTTATTTTTGGAATGCACATCGAAATGAAGCCAGAGGAATAGGCGGATTGTTCTTTGACTATTGCAAAGAAACAGAAACGATGTCAATGCAGGACTGGTTCAATTTTGTGTCTGAAGTGGGAAATAGTTTCCTGGAAGCGTATGTTCCCATTGTCGAAAAAAGAAAAACATTGTCGTGTTCTGCTGAACAAAGAACTTGGCAGGAAATTCGCCGTGGTCGTTATGTGGAGTTTAATTTG includes the following:
- the hemF gene encoding oxygen-dependent coproporphyrinogen oxidase, with protein sequence MKEQFFKYIQNLQDTIVAGLEAVDGQAKFREDIWERPEGGGGRTRVIENGAVFEKGGVNISAVHGKLPDSMQKLFNVGEADFFACGLSLVLHPKNPMVPTVHANWRYFEMYDDKGNVIQQWFGGGQDLTPYYLFEEDAIHFHQTCKTACDKHNPEFYPKYKKQCDAYFWNAHRNEARGIGGLFFDYCKETETMSMQDWFNFVSEVGNSFLEAYVPIVEKRKTLSCSAEQRTWQEIRRGRYVEFNLVHDKGTLFGLKTNGRIESILMSLPPNVQWVYDHHPEAGSEEEKLVQVLENPVDWISLE